GGAGGAGACTGTGAAGAGGCGGGTGCCTACGTCCAGCAGCGACTTTCCGATGTCCTCGGGGGACTTGTCGCCGACGCCCGCGGAGCGCTCGATCTCGCCCGGGTCGCGGCCGATCGTCTTGCAGTGCTCGTCGAGTACGGCGTGCTTGTGGGCGAGCGTCTCGGCGTCGCCGAACCCGTGCCAGATGTTCGCGTGCTTGGCGACGAGCTTCAGCGTCTTCTTCTCACCGCCGCCTCCGATCAGCACCGGGATTTCCCGGGTCGGCTTCGGGTTGAGCTTCTCCCAGCGTGCCTCGATGCGCGGCAGTGCCTCGCCGAGAGCATCCAGCCGGCCGCCCGCCGTACCGAACTCGTAGCCGTACTCGTCGTAGTCCTTCTCGAACCAGCCGGAGCCGATGCCGAAGATCAGCCGGCCGTCGCTGATGTGGTCGACCGTCCGCGCCATGTCGGCGAGCAGGTCGGGGTTGCGGTAGGAGTTACAGGTGACCAGAGCGCCGAACTCGACCCGCTCGGTCGCCTCGGCCCAGGCGGCCAGCATGGTCCAGCACTCGAAGTGCAGACCCTCGGGCGCACCGCTGAGCGGGTAGAAGTGGTCCCAGTTGAAAACAACGTCAACGCCGATCTCTTCGGCCGCCGCCACGGTCCGCCGGATGTCGGCGTACTGGGCGTGCTGGGGCTGGACCTGCAGACCGATCCGGGCGGGGAACGCGCCGTACGGACGGTCGGTGGAATCGGAAGCTGTCATGCCCGGAATCCTATCCCGCTTTGCGGAGGACCCTCCGGATAGGTCACTGGGTGAAGTACGCCGCCAAGTGGCCGAGCATCGTGGCGACGCCGGATTCGATCGGGACCTGCTGCTCGTCGGACAGCCCGACGCTTCGGTAGCCGAGCCGGGTGCGGCCGTCCGCGAGCGCGGTCAGGTCGACGGTGATCTCCTCGGCGGGCTGGTCGAAGTGCAGGACCAGGCGGTGCGGGAGGTCCAGCTCACCGAAGCGGAGCGTGAACGGGACCTCCGTGCCGTCCTCGCCTACGAAGACTGCCGAGATCAGGCCGCCCGGGCGGACGTCGATCGTGACGCGGTCGGACGGGGTGCTGAAGCCCTCGGCGACGAACCAGGCGGCGAACGGTTCGGGTTCGGTGAAGGCGCGGACGACCTCGGTGGGCGGGGCGTCGACGAGCTGCTGCAGGGTGAACACGGCTGGGACCTCCATCGGGATCGGGCTGACTCCACCACTGTCCCGCGAGGCGTTTACGGGTTGTTTTCGGTCGGGAGCTGGTCGGCGTAAACGGCGGCCCAGTCGCCGAGGGCGCGGATCGGGACCAGGAGATCCTTGCCGGCGACGGTCAGCGAGTACTCGACCCGCGGCGGTGCTTCGGCGTACCGGGTGCGTTCGACCAGTCCGTTGTGCTCGAGGCGGCGGAGGGTCTCGGTGAGGACCTTCTGGCTGATGCCGCCGATCTGCTTGCGGAGCTCGCCGGGTCGCGCCGGGCCGTCCGCGAGCGAGTACAGCACGACCATCGGCCAGCGGCCGCTGATCAGGTCGGCGGCGACGCGCGCCTGGCAGTCGGCGAAGAATCTCAGCTCCACCCGTCCATTGTGCGTCGCCCGTTGGACACCTGGAGGTGCGCATCGAACTCTCTACGGTCGATTCCATGCGAATAGGAACACTGGGCAACGGGTTGATGGCCGAGGCACTGGCCTCGCAATGGGTCAAGGCGGGCCACGACGTGATGGTGGGCGGCCGCGATCCGGGGCGAGCCGCGGAGGTCGCACAGCGGGTCGGTGCCTCGACCGG
This Kribbella sp. NBC_00482 DNA region includes the following protein-coding sequences:
- a CDS encoding LLM class F420-dependent oxidoreductase, translated to MTASDSTDRPYGAFPARIGLQVQPQHAQYADIRRTVAAAEEIGVDVVFNWDHFYPLSGAPEGLHFECWTMLAAWAEATERVEFGALVTCNSYRNPDLLADMARTVDHISDGRLIFGIGSGWFEKDYDEYGYEFGTAGGRLDALGEALPRIEARWEKLNPKPTREIPVLIGGGGEKKTLKLVAKHANIWHGFGDAETLAHKHAVLDEHCKTIGRDPGEIERSAGVGDKSPEDIGKSLLDVGTRLFTVSSSGPDYDLGLLREWVSWRDEVNAK
- a CDS encoding SRPBCC family protein, with amino-acid sequence MFTLQQLVDAPPTEVVRAFTEPEPFAAWFVAEGFSTPSDRVTIDVRPGGLISAVFVGEDGTEVPFTLRFGELDLPHRLVLHFDQPAEEITVDLTALADGRTRLGYRSVGLSDEQQVPIESGVATMLGHLAAYFTQ
- a CDS encoding winged helix-turn-helix transcriptional regulator, whose protein sequence is MELRFFADCQARVAADLISGRWPMVVLYSLADGPARPGELRKQIGGISQKVLTETLRRLEHNGLVERTRYAEAPPRVEYSLTVAGKDLLVPIRALGDWAAVYADQLPTENNP